The following coding sequences lie in one Microvirga sp. 17 mud 1-3 genomic window:
- a CDS encoding ABC transporter permease produces the protein MIRDTTWGAKLWATAVWVLVGFFIVNLLAMIATVVTSSFATRWLGTWLPVGWTTRWYASAWSEFQLGDILIVTFQVVGMVVVISGLLGVTAAYALARRDFPGKRLLVLLFLLPLLIPPITFGIPLATVLYRTGLAGTFWGVVAANLVPTVPFVILVMIPFIEQIDPKLEAAARVFGANTFKLFVHVLMPLLLPGILAALLLVLVRTIAMFELTFLVAGPTSQTLVVALYYAVFAAGVRAVQSIDAMAVIYMVTTLIWLIIALRFINPTQIVTRAKQQPAH, from the coding sequence ATGATCCGCGACACCACTTGGGGAGCCAAGCTCTGGGCCACGGCGGTTTGGGTCCTGGTCGGATTCTTTATTGTCAATCTGCTCGCCATGATCGCAACCGTGGTCACGAGCTCCTTCGCGACGCGGTGGCTGGGTACCTGGCTCCCTGTCGGATGGACCACGCGGTGGTATGCGTCCGCCTGGAGCGAGTTCCAGCTCGGAGACATCCTCATCGTCACGTTCCAGGTGGTCGGCATGGTGGTGGTGATATCCGGCCTGCTGGGCGTGACCGCAGCCTACGCTCTCGCCCGCAGGGATTTCCCAGGCAAGCGACTTCTCGTCCTCCTGTTCCTTCTGCCTCTCCTGATCCCGCCGATCACCTTCGGCATTCCTCTCGCGACTGTGCTCTATCGGACAGGTTTGGCCGGCACCTTCTGGGGTGTCGTCGCGGCCAATTTGGTACCGACCGTGCCGTTCGTCATTCTGGTGATGATCCCCTTCATCGAGCAGATCGACCCGAAGCTCGAAGCGGCTGCGCGTGTGTTCGGCGCCAATACGTTCAAGCTGTTCGTCCATGTGCTGATGCCCTTGCTTCTGCCCGGAATCCTGGCCGCCCTGCTGCTGGTTCTGGTGCGGACCATTGCCATGTTCGAGCTCACCTTCCTGGTCGCAGGGCCGACGAGCCAAACCTTGGTAGTTGCGCTCTACTATGCAGTCTTTGCGGCCGGCGTGCGTGCGGTTCAGTCCATCGACGCCATGGCGGTGATCTACATGGTGACGACCCTGATCTGGCTGATCATCGCCCTGCGCTTCATCAACCCCACTCAGATCGTGACCCGTGCCAAGCAGCAGCCAGCACATTGA
- a CDS encoding ABC transporter permease codes for MHAHVPAPAATAGPSLRQKLALRGFDAVTFLVVPAAVFSLCLFVYPFAFGLILSFEPKNGGGLANYQRFFSDAYLYDTIINTLALAIPVTVLNLVLAVPVAFRVRLMRRQRLLTTILVLPITLGTVLVAEGLLNYLGPQGWFNRTLMTLGLISHPLRLVHNYWGVFASLLITGFPFTFLLTLSYVTGIDPALEQAGATLGANAWQRFRHIYLPLLMPGFAITFCLSFVQAFSVFPSAVLLGEPAGATRVISIAAYQAAFEEYDYSMASAVAMIMGFVQLAIVVAVLAARGLFYRGPATGAKG; via the coding sequence ATGCACGCGCATGTTCCTGCTCCCGCCGCGACGGCTGGGCCGAGCCTCCGTCAGAAACTCGCCCTTCGGGGCTTCGATGCCGTCACGTTCCTCGTCGTTCCGGCTGCGGTCTTCAGCTTGTGTCTCTTCGTCTATCCGTTCGCTTTCGGCCTCATCCTGTCATTCGAGCCGAAGAACGGGGGGGGGCTCGCCAATTACCAGCGCTTCTTCTCGGATGCTTATCTCTATGACACAATCATCAATACCCTGGCGCTTGCGATCCCGGTGACGGTGCTGAACCTCGTCCTTGCCGTGCCGGTCGCCTTTCGTGTCAGGCTCATGCGGCGCCAGCGTCTCCTGACCACCATCCTCGTTCTGCCGATCACCCTGGGCACCGTCCTGGTCGCCGAGGGACTCCTGAACTATCTCGGGCCTCAGGGATGGTTCAACCGCACCCTCATGACACTGGGGCTCATTTCTCACCCCTTGCGCCTCGTGCACAATTATTGGGGCGTGTTCGCGTCGCTCCTCATCACGGGCTTTCCGTTCACTTTTCTGCTGACGCTGTCTTATGTCACGGGCATCGATCCAGCTCTCGAACAGGCTGGCGCGACCCTGGGCGCGAATGCGTGGCAGCGCTTCCGGCACATCTATCTTCCTCTCCTGATGCCGGGTTTCGCCATTACGTTCTGCCTGTCGTTCGTGCAGGCCTTCTCGGTATTCCCATCCGCTGTCCTGCTGGGCGAGCCGGCAGGGGCAACGCGCGTGATCTCAATTGCGGCCTATCAGGCGGCCTTCGAGGAATACGATTATTCGATGGCGTCTGCCGTCGCGATGATCATGGGTTTCGTTCAGCTTGCAATCGTCGTCGCGGTTCTTGCTGCCCGTGGTTTGTTCTACCGCGGCCCAGCCACCGGCGCGAAAGGATGA
- a CDS encoding ABC transporter ATP-binding protein → MAIALSQFHEVRLNGVSRDFGALNALRDINLIIQRGEFIALLGPSGCGKSTTLNCIAGLLPVTGGSIWLDKNRVDTLKPEERGFGMVFQNYALFPHLNVRQNIGFGLKMRGVARAEIERKVDEALSLVRLQGQGHKLPGQLSGGQQQRVAIARAIVIEPPLVLMDEPLSNLDAKLRLEMRAEIRRIHNELGATTIYVTHDQDEALSLADRIVVLRDGVVRQVGTPKELYEAPAHLDVADFMGFRNKLKGTAVSSDRNRTVVEIEGARISGVTGESVSIGAPAYVAIRSDDLVVGEPGGNALSVTVDTAEYRGREFVGTAHTASGLELVFRSPHALETGAKVHLHVDEGRALVFAEPV, encoded by the coding sequence ATGGCAATCGCACTTTCGCAGTTCCACGAGGTACGGCTCAACGGTGTGAGCCGCGACTTCGGGGCGCTCAATGCCCTGCGCGACATCAACCTGATAATCCAACGCGGGGAGTTCATCGCCTTGCTGGGGCCGTCGGGCTGCGGCAAGTCGACGACGCTGAACTGCATCGCGGGTCTCCTACCTGTCACCGGCGGATCCATCTGGCTCGACAAGAACCGGGTGGATACACTGAAGCCTGAAGAGCGTGGGTTCGGAATGGTGTTCCAGAATTACGCGCTCTTTCCCCATCTCAATGTGCGCCAAAATATCGGCTTCGGCCTTAAGATGCGAGGCGTGGCCAGGGCCGAGATCGAGCGCAAGGTCGACGAGGCCCTGAGCCTCGTTCGCTTGCAGGGGCAGGGGCACAAACTGCCTGGGCAGCTTTCCGGCGGCCAGCAGCAGCGTGTCGCCATCGCGCGCGCCATCGTCATCGAGCCACCTCTCGTACTGATGGATGAACCCCTGTCGAACCTCGATGCAAAGCTCCGTCTTGAGATGCGCGCAGAGATTCGTCGGATTCATAACGAGCTCGGCGCGACTACGATCTACGTGACGCATGATCAGGACGAGGCTCTTTCCCTCGCAGACCGGATCGTCGTGTTGCGAGATGGGGTGGTGCGGCAGGTCGGAACACCTAAGGAGCTTTACGAGGCGCCGGCACATCTCGATGTGGCCGACTTCATGGGCTTCCGGAATAAGCTCAAGGGTACGGCGGTCTCGAGCGACCGCAACCGCACGGTGGTCGAGATCGAGGGGGCTCGGATCAGCGGCGTGACAGGGGAGTCGGTTTCGATCGGAGCTCCGGCCTATGTGGCAATCCGCTCGGACGATCTCGTTGTTGGAGAGCCGGGCGGTAATGCGTTGTCTGTCACGGTCGATACCGCTGAGTATCGCGGCCGGGAGTTCGTCGGTACCGCTCACACGGCAAGTGGCCTCGAACTCGTTTTCCGCTCGCCGCATGCTCTCGAGACCGGCGCGAAGGTTCACCTGCATGTGGACGAGGGACGCGCGCTCGTCTTTGCCGAGCCGGTCTAG
- a CDS encoding ABC transporter substrate-binding protein, protein MTDYLTRRTFVGSVAGAAGIAAFGGRAFAQLALPKEPVSLNVIDVAGNLALTQKAIENYRKAKPNLVSRITFTKAPAPELAGKIKAQQDAGRVDIDLVLTGTDALSAGIEQKLWIELLPAHANALPKLDEIYLPAAAKMQTLAQGQGVVVTYYPSGPLLEYMPDKVKNVPTTAEELLAWAKANPNRLIYARPANSGPGRTFIMGLPYILGDSNPQDPAKGWDKTWAYLKELGQYIEYYPSGTGAVMKELGEGSRDMTVSTTGWDINPRVLGVVPKEAKVAALKGFHWVADAHYMCVPKGLSNEKVAVLLDLMNFLLTKEQQAYTYDEGYFYPGPAVKGVTLDMAPPESQAAIKEYGRPEYEKLIADNPIELPLQPDQMVVAFRMWDEQIGGSKRK, encoded by the coding sequence ATGACGGACTATCTGACCAGAAGAACATTCGTCGGCAGCGTAGCCGGCGCCGCGGGCATCGCGGCCTTTGGAGGGCGAGCTTTCGCGCAGCTGGCGCTACCGAAGGAGCCTGTTTCCCTGAACGTCATCGACGTTGCTGGCAACCTGGCGCTGACGCAGAAGGCTATCGAGAACTATCGGAAGGCGAAGCCCAATCTCGTCTCGCGGATTACCTTCACCAAAGCGCCGGCGCCCGAACTTGCGGGTAAGATCAAGGCCCAGCAGGATGCAGGACGGGTGGATATCGACCTGGTTCTGACCGGCACGGATGCACTCTCGGCCGGCATCGAGCAGAAGCTCTGGATCGAGCTTCTCCCTGCCCATGCAAATGCACTCCCCAAGCTCGACGAAATCTATCTTCCGGCCGCGGCGAAGATGCAGACTCTGGCTCAGGGGCAGGGAGTCGTGGTCACCTATTATCCGTCAGGGCCGCTTCTCGAGTATATGCCCGACAAGGTCAAGAACGTGCCGACCACGGCCGAAGAGCTGCTTGCCTGGGCGAAGGCCAACCCCAACCGGCTCATCTATGCACGTCCGGCCAATTCAGGGCCGGGGCGGACCTTCATCATGGGGCTGCCGTATATCCTCGGGGACAGCAATCCTCAGGATCCGGCAAAAGGCTGGGACAAGACCTGGGCCTATCTCAAGGAGCTGGGGCAGTACATTGAGTACTATCCTTCGGGCACCGGCGCGGTGATGAAGGAACTCGGCGAAGGCTCCCGGGACATGACCGTGTCCACCACCGGATGGGACATCAACCCGCGGGTGCTCGGCGTTGTGCCGAAGGAGGCCAAGGTCGCGGCTCTCAAGGGCTTCCACTGGGTGGCGGATGCCCATTACATGTGCGTGCCGAAGGGCCTTTCCAACGAGAAGGTCGCCGTGCTGCTGGACCTGATGAATTTCCTTCTGACGAAGGAGCAGCAGGCCTATACCTATGACGAAGGCTACTTCTATCCCGGTCCGGCCGTGAAGGGCGTGACCTTGGATATGGCCCCGCCGGAAAGCCAGGCAGCCATCAAGGAATATGGCCGTCCCGAATATGAGAAGCTGATCGCCGACAATCCGATCGAGTTGCCTCTCCAGCCTGATCAGATGGTCGTCGCATTCCGCATGTGGGACGAGCAGATCGGCGGTTCGAAGCGTAAGTAA
- the uxaC gene encoding glucuronate isomerase, whose amino-acid sequence MLIHPDRLFPNEPDARAVARRLYGAVRDLPIISPHGHTDPRWYAEDKPFPDPATLFVIPDHYIFRMLYSQGVPLEDLGISRRDGPPSERDARAIWRRFAAHYHLFRGTPTRLWLDHTFSTLFGFTERLSSHNADVYFDQIDAALRTPQFRPRALFERFRIEAIATTESPLDPLIHHEAIRTSGWHGRVITAYRPDPVVDPDFEGFRDNLKHFGEITGCDTSSWDGYLEAHRRRRAFFRDYGATSTDHGHPSARTADLPRPEAEALFRRVSTGSVSAEDAELFRAQMLTEMAAMSLDDGMVMQIHPGSFRNHNKVLFSRLGRDMGADIPSGTDYVTALKPLLDRFGNERDLTIILFTLDETSYSRELAPLAGHYPALKLGPAWWFFDSPEGMRRFRELTTETAGFYNTVGFNDDTRAYLSIPARHDMARRVDCAFLAHLVTSHRLDEDEAREVAHDLAYRLAKEAYRL is encoded by the coding sequence ATGCTGATCCATCCGGACCGGCTATTCCCCAATGAACCAGATGCACGTGCTGTCGCCCGGCGGCTGTATGGCGCCGTTCGAGACCTTCCGATCATTTCTCCTCATGGTCATACGGACCCACGTTGGTATGCGGAGGACAAGCCCTTTCCTGATCCGGCCACGCTCTTCGTTATCCCGGACCACTACATCTTCCGCATGCTCTACAGCCAGGGCGTGCCGCTTGAGGATCTCGGAATCTCAAGGCGCGATGGGCCGCCCTCGGAGCGTGACGCCCGCGCCATCTGGCGGCGCTTTGCGGCCCATTATCATCTCTTTCGCGGCACTCCGACCCGCCTCTGGCTTGACCATACTTTTTCGACACTGTTTGGATTCACCGAGCGGCTGTCGTCGCACAATGCCGATGTCTATTTCGACCAGATCGATGCTGCGCTGCGAACGCCGCAATTCCGCCCGCGTGCGCTTTTCGAGCGGTTCCGCATCGAGGCGATCGCAACGACGGAAAGCCCGCTCGACCCTCTCATACATCATGAGGCCATCAGAACGTCCGGCTGGCATGGCCGGGTGATCACGGCCTATCGCCCCGATCCTGTCGTCGATCCGGACTTCGAAGGGTTTCGTGACAACCTGAAGCACTTCGGCGAAATCACGGGGTGCGATACGTCGAGCTGGGACGGCTATCTCGAGGCCCATCGCAGGCGCAGAGCGTTCTTCCGTGACTACGGCGCAACCTCGACCGATCACGGGCACCCGTCCGCACGAACGGCAGACCTGCCTCGTCCGGAAGCCGAAGCTCTCTTCCGGCGCGTGTCCACTGGATCTGTTTCCGCCGAGGATGCGGAGCTTTTTCGGGCTCAGATGCTGACCGAAATGGCCGCGATGAGCCTTGATGACGGCATGGTCATGCAGATCCACCCCGGCTCCTTCCGCAATCACAATAAAGTGCTCTTCTCCCGCTTAGGGCGCGACATGGGGGCAGATATTCCCTCAGGCACCGACTATGTGACCGCTCTCAAACCTCTGCTCGACCGCTTCGGAAACGAGCGTGACCTGACGATCATCCTCTTTACCCTTGACGAGACGAGCTACTCCCGTGAGCTCGCCCCGCTCGCCGGACATTATCCTGCGCTCAAACTGGGTCCTGCCTGGTGGTTCTTTGATTCCCCTGAAGGCATGAGGCGGTTTCGCGAGCTGACGACCGAGACGGCGGGCTTCTACAACACGGTGGGATTCAATGACGACACGCGTGCTTATCTCTCGATCCCGGCGCGCCACGACATGGCACGCCGTGTGGATTGCGCCTTTCTCGCTCACCTTGTGACGTCGCATCGCCTTGATGAGGACGAAGCGCGCGAGGTGGCTCACGATCTCGCTTATCGCCTCGCCAAAGAGGCCTACAGGCTGTGA
- a CDS encoding GntR family transcriptional regulator has translation MQLAPGEMLSEQDLARRFGVSRSPVREALIKLSEAGLVRVLPQRGTQVVKISRAGVENARFIREAVETAVVREAALKASPSMLAELNASLTRQRRAQRSKSTEDFLALDEEFHRLLAEAAGRLAAWEMIEDVKPQMDRVRFLDMTQATPRHVVVAQHEIIVGAIRDGNPSAAQKAMQEHLSEILRSLPEMQVQHPDLFEPEPTTLSAALSA, from the coding sequence ATGCAGCTCGCTCCTGGAGAGATGCTGTCAGAACAAGACTTGGCCCGACGCTTCGGCGTCAGCCGCTCCCCTGTGCGGGAAGCCCTGATCAAGTTGAGTGAAGCGGGCCTTGTGCGGGTTCTCCCTCAGCGGGGGACCCAGGTTGTCAAGATTTCCCGCGCCGGGGTCGAGAATGCCCGCTTCATCCGCGAAGCCGTGGAGACCGCCGTCGTACGCGAGGCTGCCCTTAAAGCCAGTCCGTCGATGCTGGCTGAATTGAATGCAAGCCTCACGCGTCAGCGCCGCGCGCAGCGCTCGAAATCCACGGAGGACTTTCTTGCTCTCGACGAGGAATTCCATCGTCTCCTGGCCGAAGCAGCCGGTCGCCTTGCCGCCTGGGAGATGATCGAGGACGTCAAACCGCAGATGGACCGTGTTCGCTTTCTCGATATGACTCAGGCCACTCCTCGGCATGTGGTCGTGGCGCAGCATGAGATCATCGTCGGTGCCATTCGTGATGGAAATCCATCGGCAGCACAAAAGGCGATGCAGGAACATCTAAGCGAGATTCTCCGCTCTCTTCCTGAAATGCAGGTTCAGCATCCGGATCTTTTCGAGCCGGAACCGACCACTCTCTCCGCGGCTCTGAGCGCATGA
- a CDS encoding UxaA family hydrolase → MNERSPLPRTIRLHERDNVLVAVDPLSPGLSLHGLTVRERVPRGHKMATTRIAEGAPVLKFGQIIGFAMRPIEPGEWLHDHNIQVQAFSREYHLAENVEPSSILPLEERATFQGFRRANGKVGTRNYLAILTSVNCSATVARFIAREVERSGLLDDRPQIDGILPLVHGTGCGMDLRGEGSEILKRTQWGYASNPNIAGVLMVGLGCEVFQITRWKELYGIQESESFRTMTIQDVGGTRKTVEAGVAAIADMIPVASKARRETVPASELMLALQCGGSDGYSGITANPALGAAADLLVRHGGTAILSETPEIYGAEHLLIRRAAAPEVGEKLLGRIAWWEDYTARNRGEMNNNPSPGNKAGGLSTILEKSLGAAAKGGTTPLNAVYDYAEPVIAKGLVFMDTPGYDPVSATGQVAGGANLLCFTTGRGSAYGCKPTPSLKLATNSEIYRRMIDDMDINCGDILEGVSIEEKGREIFEAILQVASGRRTKSEELGYGEAEFLPWQIGATM, encoded by the coding sequence ATGAACGAACGCAGCCCCCTGCCCCGCACCATCCGCCTTCATGAGCGGGATAATGTGCTCGTTGCCGTCGATCCTTTAAGTCCCGGGCTCAGCCTCCATGGCCTCACGGTTAGGGAGCGGGTTCCGCGAGGCCATAAGATGGCGACGACACGGATTGCCGAAGGGGCTCCGGTTCTCAAGTTCGGACAGATCATCGGCTTTGCCATGCGGCCCATCGAGCCGGGAGAATGGCTTCACGATCATAACATCCAAGTCCAAGCATTTTCGCGCGAATATCACCTTGCGGAGAACGTCGAACCGTCGTCCATCCTACCGCTCGAAGAACGTGCAACGTTTCAAGGCTTCCGTCGCGCCAATGGCAAGGTCGGGACGAGAAATTATCTGGCTATTCTCACAAGTGTAAATTGCTCGGCCACCGTAGCCCGCTTTATTGCCCGCGAAGTGGAGCGGTCGGGTCTGCTCGACGACCGTCCTCAGATCGACGGCATCCTTCCTCTGGTCCATGGGACCGGATGCGGCATGGATTTGCGCGGAGAGGGATCGGAAATTCTAAAGCGGACCCAGTGGGGTTATGCGTCCAATCCAAACATTGCCGGCGTCCTCATGGTCGGGCTCGGCTGCGAGGTCTTTCAGATCACACGCTGGAAGGAGCTCTACGGGATTCAGGAGAGCGAAAGCTTCCGCACGATGACAATTCAGGATGTCGGCGGAACACGGAAAACCGTCGAGGCAGGGGTCGCCGCCATCGCGGACATGATTCCGGTCGCATCGAAGGCCCGCAGAGAGACGGTACCGGCATCGGAGCTCATGCTTGCCCTGCAATGCGGCGGCTCGGACGGGTATTCGGGCATCACTGCGAACCCGGCCCTCGGCGCGGCTGCGGACCTTCTGGTTCGCCATGGAGGCACGGCCATTCTGTCCGAAACGCCCGAGATCTACGGTGCCGAGCACCTGCTCATCCGCCGCGCCGCCGCGCCGGAGGTCGGGGAGAAACTCCTCGGGCGCATCGCCTGGTGGGAGGATTACACGGCCCGCAACCGAGGCGAGATGAACAACAATCCTTCGCCCGGAAACAAGGCCGGAGGCTTGAGCACCATTCTCGAGAAGTCGCTCGGGGCAGCGGCCAAGGGCGGGACCACGCCTCTAAATGCCGTCTATGACTATGCTGAACCGGTGATCGCGAAGGGGCTCGTCTTCATGGATACGCCGGGCTACGACCCGGTCTCGGCGACGGGTCAGGTGGCGGGCGGCGCCAATCTCTTATGCTTCACGACGGGGCGAGGCTCCGCCTATGGCTGCAAACCGACTCCCTCCCTCAAACTCGCGACCAATAGCGAAATCTATCGTCGCATGATCGACGACATGGATATCAATTGCGGCGATATCCTCGAGGGCGTTTCGATCGAGGAAAAAGGTCGGGAGATCTTCGAAGCCATCCTTCAGGTCGCGTCCGGCCGCCGGACCAAGTCCGAAGAGCTCGGATACGGGGAGGCAGAATTTCTGCCGTGGCAAATCGGAGCAACAATGTAG
- a CDS encoding autotransporter assembly complex family protein gives MHLWPWRGVVSLSVCLLAGALMLPGSSAQAFDLFGLFGKDEEPPAASPNALPYVLTYDISGDRKAVEQPLKDASQLYSLRQESPLEGDSLVRRAQADFGPMLDALWGSGYYNATLAFQVGNASLTLGGNSIAAAQAAETYRGRAPVPVRVVVQTGPLFTLRRIEVDSATTGQPFSPQTLPSRIIGLNPGDPARAADLRAARARIVDYFRSQSRPLAKAVSTEPIVFHPARIMDVAYTIDPGPVASFGEIAISGTENVDPAVVRSFIYIEPGDPYSPKALADTRKSIGAIQALGSVRIREAEALDANGRLPIFVEVTERKPRVIGFSARYSTIDGPALHGYWEHRNLFGGAERLRLESDLFLAPRNDGTRIKSIQDLEPSDLGGRFSASFMKPALGGSRNDLLLDALVERDRTGGDRYGGYTSRFVNGTAFIRHRFSDTFSVQAGAQLQKGQSSDVLGKIDYFLMGLPASLSYDSTDRPLDPTRGARVTASLTPFPSFLGSTVGMTVGKLEASTYYSLDEDARYILAGRIGLGTILGPELDEIPANFRFFAGGGGSVRGYRYRSLGPQGPFGYVVGGRSLLEASFEARIKITDTIGIVPFFDAGNAFESSYPDFKDKLRMSAGLGLRYYTAIGPIRLDIATPLNGRPGDKPVSFYVSIGQAF, from the coding sequence ATGCATTTGTGGCCTTGGCGCGGCGTCGTCTCGCTTTCCGTGTGTCTTCTTGCCGGCGCTCTCATGCTGCCAGGCAGCTCCGCGCAGGCGTTCGATCTGTTCGGCCTGTTCGGGAAGGACGAGGAGCCACCGGCCGCCTCCCCGAACGCCCTGCCCTATGTCCTGACCTATGATATCTCCGGTGACAGAAAAGCCGTTGAGCAGCCTCTGAAGGATGCCTCGCAGCTTTACTCCCTCCGGCAGGAGTCTCCCCTTGAAGGCGATTCGCTGGTCCGTCGCGCCCAGGCGGATTTCGGCCCAATGCTCGATGCCCTCTGGGGCTCAGGTTATTACAATGCCACCCTTGCCTTCCAGGTCGGCAACGCCTCACTGACCCTTGGAGGAAACTCCATTGCGGCCGCTCAGGCGGCAGAGACTTACCGGGGTCGTGCGCCTGTGCCCGTGCGTGTCGTTGTGCAGACAGGCCCTCTTTTTACGCTGCGCCGAATTGAGGTGGACAGTGCAACGACCGGACAGCCATTTTCACCTCAGACGTTGCCGAGCCGGATCATCGGGCTGAACCCTGGCGATCCAGCGAGGGCTGCGGATCTCCGTGCTGCCAGAGCGCGCATCGTCGACTATTTCCGCAGCCAGTCACGCCCGCTGGCGAAAGCCGTCTCGACGGAGCCGATCGTCTTTCATCCGGCACGGATCATGGACGTTGCCTACACCATCGATCCTGGGCCTGTTGCGTCTTTCGGAGAGATTGCCATCTCCGGAACCGAGAATGTGGACCCCGCGGTCGTGCGCTCCTTCATCTACATTGAGCCGGGCGATCCTTACTCCCCTAAGGCTCTCGCGGATACACGAAAATCCATCGGCGCGATCCAGGCCCTCGGCTCCGTCAGAATCCGAGAGGCCGAGGCGCTTGACGCAAATGGCCGCTTGCCGATCTTCGTCGAGGTCACGGAGCGCAAGCCCCGCGTCATCGGCTTCTCTGCGCGATACTCGACAATCGACGGCCCTGCCCTGCATGGCTACTGGGAGCATCGCAACCTGTTCGGCGGCGCCGAGCGGCTACGCCTCGAATCCGATCTCTTTCTCGCTCCCCGCAACGATGGAACGAGGATTAAGAGCATTCAGGATCTTGAACCGTCCGACTTGGGGGGCCGCTTCAGCGCGAGCTTCATGAAGCCCGCTCTGGGAGGATCGAGAAACGACCTTCTTCTCGATGCCCTTGTCGAGAGAGACCGAACCGGAGGCGACCGGTACGGCGGATATACGAGCCGTTTCGTGAATGGCACGGCCTTTATCCGCCACCGCTTCAGCGACACCTTCTCGGTCCAGGCGGGAGCACAATTGCAGAAAGGACAGTCCAGCGATGTCCTCGGCAAGATTGACTACTTCCTGATGGGGCTCCCCGCCTCGCTGTCTTACGATTCCACAGACCGTCCTCTCGACCCGACCCGCGGCGCCCGGGTCACGGCCTCGCTGACGCCCTTTCCGAGTTTTCTCGGATCCACGGTAGGCATGACTGTAGGCAAGCTTGAAGCTTCGACCTATTATTCGCTCGATGAGGATGCTCGCTACATTCTCGCTGGGCGGATCGGTCTGGGCACCATCCTCGGTCCGGAGTTGGATGAGATCCCCGCCAATTTCCGCTTCTTCGCGGGGGGCGGCGGCTCCGTGCGGGGCTATCGCTATCGTAGCCTTGGACCTCAGGGGCCCTTCGGTTATGTGGTTGGCGGCAGAAGCCTTCTGGAGGCGTCGTTCGAGGCACGTATCAAGATCACCGATACGATCGGGATCGTGCCGTTCTTTGATGCAGGGAACGCCTTCGAGTCGAGCTACCCCGACTTCAAGGATAAACTGCGCATGTCGGCAGGGCTCGGCCTTCGCTATTATACGGCGATCGGCCCCATCCGCCTCGACATTGCCACCCCGCTCAATGGACGCCCCGGTGATAAGCCGGTCTCGTTCTATGTGAGCATCGGACAGGCTTTCTGA